The following are encoded in a window of Microbacterium sp. LWO13-1.2 genomic DNA:
- a CDS encoding MATE family efflux transporter, which translates to MATPLTTGKPWRVILAFAVPLLIGNVVQQLYQFVDAVVVGRHLGVDSLAAVGATGSLLFLLLGFAWGLTSGFAIPIAQAYGARDDAAVRRSVAAGVILTGIASVILTIGAPLIAAPTLALLQTPPELMDEAVVFTQISFIGAGATMFFNYLSAIIRAIGDSRTPLVFLTVSCALNVGLVILMVGPLAWGVGGAALATVVAQAVSVLLCLEFVRRRLPTLHLSTQDWRVDRAELAEHLRLGLPMGFQASIIAIGTLTVQVALNTLGADAVAAYTTASRIDGLAVALLGSLGLAVSMYAAQNHGGQRPDRIRRGVVQATWMAVVVALVLGGLLIAFGVPMVRLFIGDGSDEVVELAHLMLIVNGCGYWALGVLFVLRGALQGLGHTLVPTVTGVIELVMRVGAAVVLGGIIGFTGVALSNPLAWVGAILMLVPAYVSAHRALGRMPVSPAEPTATSAIAIVGPTDGSMVVDAVFTQPVPIVRPSRRRLLKRR; encoded by the coding sequence ATGGCCACCCCCCTCACCACGGGCAAACCGTGGCGCGTCATCCTCGCCTTCGCCGTGCCGCTTCTCATCGGCAACGTCGTCCAGCAGCTGTACCAGTTCGTCGACGCGGTCGTCGTCGGCCGCCACCTCGGCGTGGACTCGCTCGCCGCCGTCGGGGCGACCGGCAGCCTGCTCTTCCTGCTCCTCGGCTTCGCCTGGGGTCTGACGAGCGGCTTCGCGATTCCGATCGCACAGGCATACGGAGCGCGTGACGACGCCGCCGTACGCCGATCGGTTGCGGCCGGGGTCATCCTCACCGGCATCGCGAGCGTCATCCTCACCATCGGTGCGCCGCTGATCGCTGCGCCGACGCTGGCGCTGCTGCAGACACCGCCGGAGCTGATGGACGAGGCCGTCGTGTTCACTCAGATCAGTTTCATCGGCGCCGGCGCGACGATGTTCTTCAACTACCTCTCGGCGATCATCCGGGCGATCGGCGACTCGCGCACTCCGCTGGTCTTCCTCACGGTCTCCTGCGCGCTCAACGTCGGTCTGGTCATCCTGATGGTCGGCCCCCTCGCCTGGGGCGTGGGCGGGGCGGCGCTCGCGACGGTCGTCGCCCAGGCCGTCTCGGTTCTGCTCTGTCTCGAATTCGTCCGGCGCCGGCTGCCGACGCTGCATCTGAGTACGCAGGACTGGCGCGTCGATCGTGCCGAGCTCGCCGAGCACCTGCGGCTCGGCCTGCCGATGGGTTTCCAGGCATCGATCATCGCGATCGGGACCCTCACCGTGCAGGTGGCGCTGAACACGCTGGGTGCAGACGCCGTGGCCGCCTACACGACCGCGTCTCGAATCGACGGTCTGGCCGTCGCACTCCTCGGCTCGCTGGGGCTCGCCGTCTCGATGTACGCGGCGCAGAATCACGGCGGGCAGCGGCCGGATCGCATCCGCCGTGGCGTCGTCCAGGCCACATGGATGGCGGTGGTCGTAGCCCTCGTGCTCGGCGGGCTGCTCATCGCCTTCGGGGTTCCGATGGTGCGGTTGTTCATCGGAGACGGTTCCGACGAGGTCGTCGAGCTCGCCCACCTCATGCTCATCGTCAACGGATGCGGCTACTGGGCGCTCGGCGTGCTGTTCGTGCTCCGCGGCGCGTTGCAGGGCCTCGGCCACACCCTCGTTCCGACGGTGACCGGTGTGATCGAACTGGTGATGCGGGTGGGCGCAGCGGTGGTGCTGGGCGGGATCATCGGGTTCACCGGCGTCGCCCTGAGCAACCCGCTGGCCTGGGTCGGGGCGATCCTGATGCTCGTGCCGGCGTACGTGAGCGCGCACCGCGCACTCGGACGGATGCCCGTGTCGCCGGCCGAGCCGACGGCGACGTCGGCGATCGCGATCGTCGGCCCGACAGACGGGTCGATGGTCGTCGATGCCGTCTTCACGCAGCCGGTGCCGATCGTGCGACCTTCGCGCCGCCGTCTCCTGAAGCGACGCTGA
- a CDS encoding Lrp/AsnC family transcriptional regulator: MKAQEVASPLDEIDLELLAVLTRDADITNKALANRLGLAESTCAHRVRALRTRGIIRDTRIRVDEAALGFPLQAIIKVRLANHTGPKVIALFDALVGIPRVLQVFHVAGVDDFLVHVAVQDATALRDIVLEHITIHPVVRGTETQLVFELRDGSGLLPR; this comes from the coding sequence ATGAAAGCACAAGAAGTCGCGAGCCCTCTCGACGAGATCGACCTGGAGCTGCTCGCCGTCCTCACCCGCGATGCCGACATCACGAACAAGGCACTGGCCAACCGGCTCGGGCTCGCCGAATCCACGTGCGCGCACCGGGTGCGTGCGCTGCGCACTCGCGGGATCATCCGCGACACCCGCATCCGCGTCGACGAGGCCGCGCTGGGATTCCCGCTGCAGGCGATCATCAAGGTGCGGCTGGCGAATCACACCGGACCGAAGGTCATCGCCCTGTTCGATGCCCTCGTCGGCATCCCGCGGGTCCTCCAGGTGTTCCATGTCGCGGGGGTCGACGATTTCCTGGTGCACGTGGCGGTGCAGGACGCCACGGCGCTGCGCGACATCGTGCTCGAGCACATCACGATCCATCCGGTCGTGCGCGGCACCGAGACCCAGCTCGTGTTCGAGCTGCGCGACGGCAGCGGGCTGCTGCCGCGGTGA
- a CDS encoding PLP-dependent aspartate aminotransferase family protein: MTAPLHPDTVAVHSGRSDLEGLGVHALPIDLSTTNPLPDIERGGDSYEAMATGGRPPADGSMVYARLWNPTVARFEEALAELEHAEAAVAFSSGMAAMTAVILAHCAAAGKPHVVAVRPLYGGTDHLLGSGLLGVETTYCHPDEVAASVRPDTGLVVVETPANPTLELTDIAEIVRQAGGVPVVVDNTFATPVLQNPIDLGAAMSLHSATKYLGGHGDVIAGVVACSEETAEALRRVRAVTGGLLHPLGAYLLHRGLTTLPVRMRQQQENARQIVQWLIDRPEVAEVYYPGLDGDPHGIVARQMRGTGAMIAMRLSGGYAAASSIASAVGLFTHAVSLGGVDSLIQHPAALTHRPVPPEARPAADVLRLSIGLENVDDLIADLRQAFEAAPAGQDAAASVLTEALHPIR, from the coding sequence ATGACTGCACCGCTGCATCCTGACACCGTCGCCGTCCACAGCGGCCGTTCCGACCTCGAGGGACTCGGCGTGCACGCGCTGCCGATCGACCTCTCCACGACGAACCCGCTTCCGGACATCGAGCGCGGCGGCGACTCCTATGAGGCGATGGCGACCGGCGGCCGGCCACCCGCCGACGGCAGCATGGTCTACGCCCGGCTGTGGAACCCCACGGTCGCCCGCTTCGAGGAGGCGCTCGCGGAGCTCGAGCACGCCGAGGCGGCCGTCGCGTTCTCCTCCGGCATGGCCGCGATGACCGCGGTGATCCTCGCCCACTGCGCGGCGGCGGGCAAGCCTCACGTCGTCGCGGTGCGTCCGCTCTACGGCGGCACCGACCACCTCCTCGGCTCTGGATTGCTCGGCGTCGAGACCACGTACTGTCACCCGGACGAAGTTGCGGCATCCGTCCGCCCGGACACCGGTCTCGTCGTCGTGGAGACGCCGGCCAACCCCACCCTCGAACTCACCGACATCGCCGAGATCGTCCGGCAGGCGGGAGGCGTGCCGGTGGTCGTCGACAACACCTTCGCGACGCCGGTCCTGCAGAATCCGATCGACCTGGGTGCGGCGATGTCGCTGCACAGCGCGACGAAGTACCTCGGTGGGCACGGTGACGTCATCGCCGGCGTCGTGGCTTGCAGTGAGGAGACGGCCGAGGCGCTGCGCCGCGTGCGCGCCGTCACGGGCGGGCTGCTGCATCCGCTCGGTGCGTACCTGCTGCACCGCGGACTGACCACACTGCCGGTGCGCATGCGCCAGCAGCAGGAGAATGCGCGGCAGATCGTGCAGTGGCTGATCGACCGTCCCGAGGTCGCCGAGGTGTACTACCCGGGCCTCGACGGCGACCCGCACGGAATCGTCGCCCGGCAGATGCGCGGCACCGGAGCGATGATCGCGATGCGTCTCAGTGGCGGTTACGCGGCGGCGAGTTCCATCGCATCGGCGGTGGGACTGTTCACCCACGCTGTCTCGCTCGGCGGGGTCGACTCGCTGATCCAGCATCCTGCCGCCCTCACGCACCGCCCGGTTCCCCCCGAGGCTCGGCCGGCCGCCGACGTGCTCCGCCTCTCGATCGGTCTGGAGAATGTCGACGATCTGATCGCCGATCTGCGCCAGGCGTTCGAGGCGGCGCCGGCGGGGCAGGATGCTGCCGCATCCGTCCTCACGGAGGCCCTGCACCCCATTCGCTGA
- a CDS encoding metal ABC transporter permease — protein sequence MSILDLIFEPLQYDFMVRALATTVIAAIVCALLSCWLVLVGWSLMGDAVSHSVLPGVVLAYIFGAPFALGALVFGFLAVALIGLIRGTSRIKEDAAIGIVFTTLFALGLVLISVTPSQTDLNHIIFGNILGVSVSDLVQISILAAIAFTVLIVKRRDLTLYAFDPTHAFAIGLSPRMLGALLLGVLALTSVVALQVVGVVLVVAMLIIPGATAYLLTDRFGRMLVIAPIMSAVSSVIGIYLSYWIDAASGGLVVVVQGVVFGLVYLFSPRQGVIGKRLVRARRS from the coding sequence ATGAGCATCCTCGATCTCATCTTCGAACCGCTGCAGTACGACTTCATGGTGCGCGCCCTGGCCACCACGGTGATCGCCGCCATCGTGTGCGCGCTCCTCTCGTGCTGGCTGGTTCTCGTCGGGTGGTCGCTGATGGGCGACGCCGTCTCGCACTCGGTGCTGCCCGGCGTCGTGCTCGCCTACATCTTCGGCGCGCCCTTCGCGCTCGGCGCCCTCGTCTTCGGGTTCCTCGCGGTCGCGCTGATCGGGCTCATCCGCGGCACGAGCAGGATCAAGGAGGATGCCGCGATCGGCATCGTCTTCACGACCCTGTTCGCCCTGGGACTGGTCCTGATCTCGGTCACGCCGAGCCAGACCGACCTGAACCACATCATCTTCGGGAACATCCTCGGCGTCTCGGTCTCGGACCTCGTGCAGATCAGCATCCTGGCGGCGATCGCATTCACCGTGCTCATCGTGAAGCGACGCGACCTGACGCTCTACGCGTTCGACCCCACGCACGCGTTCGCAATCGGTCTCTCCCCGCGCATGCTCGGCGCCCTCCTCCTCGGCGTCCTGGCGCTCACCTCCGTCGTCGCTCTGCAGGTCGTCGGCGTGGTGCTGGTCGTGGCGATGCTCATCATCCCCGGAGCGACGGCTTATCTGCTCACCGACAGGTTCGGGCGGATGCTGGTGATCGCGCCGATCATGTCGGCGGTGTCCAGCGTCATCGGCATCTACCTCAGCTACTGGATCGATGCCGCCTCCGGCGGGCTCGTCGTGGTCGTGCAGGGTGTCGTGTTCGGCCTCGTCTACCTGTTCAGTCCGCGGCAGGGCGTGATCGGGAAGCGCCTGGTGCGGGCGCGACGGAGCTGA
- a CDS encoding metal ABC transporter ATP-binding protein: protein MTAAIEVRGTTVRYGDVLALDDVSLTVEAGRVTGLIGMNGSGKSTLFKTIVGMVRPSTGSVLLDGVDAAAARRRGLIGYVPQSEDVDWAFPVSVRDVVMMGRYGRQGFTRRTRPSDRVAVDEALERVELTALADRQIGQLSGGQRKRAFVARGIAQGADILLLDEPFAGVDKRSEATIVRLLRELAASGQTVFVSTHDLHALPSLADEAVLLLHRVIMHGPVEEALRPANLARAFGLEDPTPEEGSA, encoded by the coding sequence ATGACCGCGGCGATCGAGGTGCGCGGCACGACCGTCCGCTACGGCGATGTCCTCGCCCTCGACGACGTGTCGCTGACCGTCGAGGCCGGACGCGTCACCGGTCTCATCGGCATGAACGGATCGGGCAAGTCCACGCTCTTCAAGACGATCGTCGGCATGGTCCGGCCGAGCACCGGGAGCGTCCTTCTCGACGGGGTCGACGCCGCCGCCGCACGCCGGCGCGGACTGATCGGATACGTTCCGCAGAGCGAAGACGTCGACTGGGCCTTCCCCGTCTCCGTCCGCGACGTGGTGATGATGGGACGGTACGGACGCCAGGGATTCACGCGCCGAACGAGGCCTTCCGACCGCGTCGCGGTGGATGAGGCTCTCGAGAGGGTCGAGTTGACGGCGTTAGCGGATCGCCAGATCGGTCAGCTCTCCGGCGGGCAGCGCAAGCGCGCGTTCGTCGCCCGCGGCATCGCCCAGGGGGCGGACATCCTGCTGCTCGACGAACCGTTCGCCGGCGTCGACAAGAGGTCGGAGGCGACGATCGTGCGACTCCTGCGCGAGCTCGCCGCTTCCGGGCAGACGGTCTTCGTCTCGACGCACGACCTGCACGCGCTTCCGTCTCTCGCCGATGAGGCGGTGCTGCTGCTGCATCGCGTGATCATGCACGGCCCCGTCGAGGAGGCCCTTCGGCCCGCGAATCTCGCTCGCGCCTTCGGGCTCGAGGACCCTACGCCCGAGGAGGGGTCCGCATGA
- a CDS encoding metal ABC transporter substrate-binding protein, which produces MPKNLVRRVTAVVAALSALGLTGCGTSQPDEGDGRPVVLTTFTVLADIAENVAGDHLVVESITKPGAEIHGYEPTPGDIRKATDADLILDNGLNLEVWFGQFVESVDVPHVVVSDGVDVIDIAEDTYEGKPNPHAWMSPVNVQLYADNMAEAFSELDPAHAEDFAANAEKYKAQVQEVQDQLVSELSALPEKERALVTCEGAFSYLARDAGLTEAYIWAVNAEQQATPQQIAGTIEFVKKNDVPAVFCESTVSDKPMRQVVEATGAEFGGTLYVDSLSEPDGPVPTYLDLIRHDAKTIIDALTGRTP; this is translated from the coding sequence GTGCCTAAAAATTTGGTCCGTCGTGTGACTGCCGTCGTCGCTGCGTTGAGCGCTCTCGGCCTGACGGGCTGCGGAACCAGCCAACCCGACGAAGGCGATGGGCGGCCTGTCGTCCTGACGACGTTCACCGTGCTCGCCGACATCGCCGAGAACGTCGCCGGTGATCACCTGGTCGTGGAGTCGATCACCAAGCCGGGCGCGGAGATCCACGGATACGAGCCGACGCCCGGCGATATCCGCAAGGCCACCGACGCCGACCTGATCCTCGACAACGGGCTGAATCTCGAGGTGTGGTTCGGTCAGTTCGTCGAGTCCGTCGACGTGCCGCACGTCGTCGTGTCGGACGGTGTCGACGTGATCGACATCGCCGAGGACACCTACGAAGGAAAGCCCAACCCGCACGCGTGGATGAGCCCGGTGAATGTGCAGCTCTACGCCGACAACATGGCCGAGGCGTTCAGCGAACTCGATCCAGCGCACGCCGAGGACTTCGCCGCCAACGCCGAGAAGTACAAGGCGCAGGTGCAGGAGGTTCAGGACCAGCTGGTCAGTGAGCTCTCGGCGCTCCCGGAGAAAGAGCGCGCGCTGGTGACCTGCGAGGGGGCATTCTCCTACCTCGCCCGCGATGCCGGACTGACCGAGGCGTACATCTGGGCGGTGAACGCCGAGCAGCAGGCGACGCCGCAGCAGATCGCCGGAACGATCGAGTTCGTGAAGAAGAACGACGTCCCGGCGGTGTTCTGCGAGTCCACGGTGTCCGACAAGCCGATGCGACAGGTGGTCGAAGCCACCGGCGCCGAATTCGGCGGCACGCTCTACGTCGATTCGCTCTCCGAGCCGGACGGCCCGGTTCCGACCTACCTCGATCTGATCCGGCACGACGCGAAGACCATCATCGACGCCCTGACGGGACGCACCCCATGA
- a CDS encoding ATP-dependent Clp protease proteolytic subunit, whose protein sequence is MSEENPIPQFGPEARRALFHERVLVLDGVLDDDNGTLLMTQLLALAAEDAVTDIALWIHSPGGSVPSMLAIRDIMRLIPNDVATLALGLACSAGQFLLSAGTPGKRRALPHARILMHQGSAGIGGSAVEIEAQADDLRHMRDTVLGLIAGDTGQPLERIFEDSLHDRWYTAGQAQEYGFIDEIVTSIGDVMPRRRARVGLGTDAAASAPKGAKS, encoded by the coding sequence ATGAGCGAAGAGAATCCCATCCCGCAGTTCGGCCCCGAAGCGCGCCGCGCCCTGTTCCACGAACGCGTGCTCGTGCTCGACGGCGTGCTCGACGACGACAACGGCACACTGCTGATGACGCAGTTGCTCGCGCTCGCCGCAGAGGATGCCGTCACCGACATCGCCCTCTGGATCCACTCGCCCGGCGGCTCCGTGCCGTCGATGCTCGCGATCCGCGACATCATGCGGCTCATCCCCAACGACGTCGCCACCCTCGCCCTCGGCCTCGCCTGCAGCGCGGGGCAGTTCCTGCTCTCGGCAGGAACCCCGGGCAAGCGGCGGGCGCTGCCGCACGCGCGGATCCTCATGCACCAGGGATCGGCGGGCATCGGCGGCTCCGCGGTCGAGATCGAGGCGCAGGCCGACGATCTGCGGCACATGCGCGACACCGTCCTCGGCCTGATCGCCGGCGACACGGGTCAGCCGCTCGAGCGCATCTTCGAGGACTCCCTGCACGACCGCTGGTACACCGCCGGCCAGGCGCAGGAGTACGGCTTCATCGACGAGATCGTCACGTCGATCGGAGACGTCATGCCGCGCCGACGCGCGCGGGTCGGACTGGGAACGGATGCCGCGGCATCCGCCCCGAAAGGAGCGAAGTCATGA